The Heliorestis convoluta genome includes the window TCACTACTTTCTGAAGCTTGCTGTTCAGGCAAGTGCTTATGATAACTATATAGTATTCGTGAGGAAGTGCTGAAAATCCTCGAAGAAAAGGTTTCCTTTTAATCTTTGCTCTTTCTTCTTCTTGTGGAAAAAGACAAAAAAAAAGACCCCACAATGGGTCTTTTTGCCAGGTAGCAACAGTAACGATGTGGACTACCGTACAGCCAGTCCTCGTAAAGAAGAAGACTGTGGTCGAAGTCCGTCTTGTTCATTTAAGTTGGATGTGAATCTCATTAAATCGAAGAAGACCGTTAGGTCGACGTTTTGCACTTGGGCTTTAGTGGCTGGTACTTTAAGGATGATGGGTGAGAAATTCAGAATGGCTTCGATGCCCAGATCAATCATACGCTGAGCAACAGACTGTACTGCATCGGGCGGTACAGCTAAAATTGCCATTCGTACGCCTTGTTCCTTGATCAGCTTCTCCGCTCCAGCCCAATCTATAACAGGGTGTCCCTGAATTTCTGTACCTGCAAGGGCAGGATCAGAATCAACGATTGCTTCAATAGAGAAACCTCGCTGGGTAAATCCAGGATAAGCGGCTAATGAAGAGCCTAAGTGGCCTGCACCTACAATAATGACCGGCCAACTCCGATCTTGTCCCAGAAGCTTGCGGATATTGTCACGTAACTCTCTAACGTTGTAACCGACTCCACGAACGCCAAATTCGCCAAACATAGACAGGTCTTTACGAACGACGCCGGAGTTAATGCCGACTGCATCGCCAAGTTCCACAGAAGAAATAATAGGTACGCCTCGTTCTTCCAGTTGCTCAAGAATTCGTGAATACAACGATAATCTCATAATCGTTGGTTCTGGAACTTTAAAAAATTTCATTGAATCCCCATCCCCCTCAAATGATGTCAATACTCGCGTTGTCAGCTGCCTTTGTCCCAAAGGAAATGGATAATTGGCAGTTATATATGTCTGAATTAACTATACATGCGAAAGTTTCCACTTGCAATACCTTTTTGCACATTTTGCTAAAACTTTGATCGACTTTTTTTAATCCTTTCTATATCTTCTAACATATTAGAGAAAGAAAATATTCAATTGGTACTTTATGGTGGTCATGGTAGATTGGTAACAATTTTTTCGCTCCCCCTTGACACCCTATACCCCTATCAGGTATATTTTTTAAGCATAGAAAGAACATAAAGGAGGCTCACAAGTATGAGCAACCTAACGCGGCGTAACTTTTTTAAAAGAACGGCCATTTCAGGTGTCGTCGGTGCTGCCGTTTTAACAGCAGGGAAAGAAGCTCTCGCTTCGCCTTCTGAAATTGGTACTGTCGGTACCCTGATTGATTTAACTCGTTGTGATGGCTGTGTCCATGAAAACACACCACAATGTGTATCAGCCTGTAGACAGAAGAACCAGCGTCGTTTTCCCGAACCAGAAAAGCCCATTCTTGATTATTGGCCTCACAAAACCCATGAAGATTGGTCCGACAAAAGAGAGCTCACCAATCGCCTGACTCCTTACAATTGGACTTATGTACAGAATGTAAAAGTGCAAAAAGACGGTGAAACGAAAGAAGTCTTCGTTCCTCGCCGCTGTATGCACTGTGAAAATCCACCTTGTGCTCATATCTGCCCTTTTAGTGCCAATACCAAAACAGCAGAAGGCGTCGTAGTGATCGATGATGAAATCTGTTTCGGTGGCGCCAAATGTCGCGATGTTTGCCCTTGGGAAATCCCGGCCCGCCAAGCTGGTGTGGGACTTTATATGAAGTTTGCACCGAAGTTCGGTGGCGGCGGCGTTATGTACAAGTGTGATCTTTGCATTGATCGTCTCCGTGCTGGCAAGGCACCGGCCTGTGTCGATGCCTGTCCCAATCAAGCGATTCTATATGGTCAAAAAGAAGCGCTTTACCATGAAGCCCTGACCAGAGCGAAAGCAATCAACGGTTATGTTTATGGTGATAAAGAAAATGGTGGTACTACAACCTTCTACGTCTCTGAAGTACCCTTTGAAGATCTTCATCAGGCGATGGTAGAGCAGTCGATAGACGGCAAGCCCGGTCGTTCTGGCATGCCTGTTGGCGTTGGTAACGCTATGGACAATGCCAACAATTTGGCCAAAGCAGTTCTTTATGCGCCTTTTGCTGGTATGGTAGCAGCCGGAGTGGCAGCTTATCGAACCATGAAAGGAGATGATAAGTAGTGGCTCCTAGATTTAAAGAGAGTGAAAAGATTCTGGAAAACGGTAAAGTACTACGGCATGGCAAAACAACGCGATTGCTGCACTGGCTCATTGCCTTATCAATTTTTTCTCTTTTCTTTTCGGGATTTGGGCAGATGCCCATGTATAAGCGTTACATGCTCGTCGATGTACCCGGCATGGCTTGGACAGGCGATTACGCCCTGACGCTGGTGCTTCATTATGTCGGTGCCATTGCCTTAATTGTCCTTGTGGCTTTTCATCTTTTTTATCATGCTTTTCGCCGAGAATTTGATATTGTACCCCGCAAAGGCGACGTGGGTGAATCAGTGCAAATTATGAAAGCCATGGTAACAGGCAAAGACGAACCACCTTCTCATAAATATCTAGCCGAACAGCGTCTCGCTTATGCTTTTATTGGTGTGAGCATTCTAGGTGTCATCATTACAGGCATGGTGAAAGTCTACAAGAATCTTCCCGGTGTTGATCTAGCCGAAAATACAATCTTCTGGATGACACAACTACACAACATCACAGCCATGATGATCTTACTCGGCATCGTCTTACACCTTGCCGCTTTCCTAGTACCAGCAAACCGCAAGCTTATTCCTTCTATGTTCAGCGGTGAAGTCGATGCTTCTTACGTAGAACATCGCCACAGCAAATGGTGGGCACAATTGCTTGCTAAAAGCACCGGTTCATCAACAGGCACAACAAGAGCATCTACCTCTTCTTCTGATAAGAGTTCAAAAAACATCTCTTCTTAAAAACTAACTCCTCTTTCAAAGCAATTATGGCCGGACGGTCACAACCAAAGATGAACTTAAGAAAAAGGGCCGATTGATCAAGACTGATCAATCGGCCCTTTTTCTTCTATCACTTGATTACAAAACTATCGCCTGGCTCCATCAACTGACACTGGGCATCACTACCCTCATGAACCATTTTCTTAAAAGCTTCGCCGTCTTGTTGCAGCAAAGGAAAGGTATTGTAATGCATAGGAACAACATAGCGAGGATGAAGCCACTTGGTCGCAAAGATTGCATCTTCCGGCCCCATTACATAATTGTCCCCAATTGGCAGAAGCGCTACATCAAGACGTTGACTTTTGAGGTGACAAAGGTTGATCAATTCCATATCTCGAAAAAGCCCTGTGTCACCAGCATGATAAATACTTTTACCGCTCATTTGAATTAAAAAGCCACAAGGATTGCCACCGTAAATCATTCGGTCACCTTCTATAATGGCCGATCCATGGTGAGCCGTTGTAAGTCGCACTCTCCCAAAGTCAAAGTCATGCTTGCCCCCAATGTGCATACCATGAACTTTAGCGCCTTTGGTACTGCAATAGTGAGCAATCTCATGGTTCGTAATAATGGTAGCATCACAACGTTTGGCAATATCAATGGCATCTCCGAGATGGTCTCCATGGCCATGGGTAACCAATATATATTGTGCCTGTATTTGATCAGCTTTCGTAGGACTAGCAGGGTTGCCTGTAAACCAAGGGTCGACAAGCACTTTGTATTTGCCATCGTCTAAAAGAAAGTTGGCGTGACCGTAAAAGGTAAGCATGAGCATAAATAACAAGGCCTCCTTAACACTAACTCCATCTCGTTACATTAGATCCCTATACATCAATTCTAGGCGAACCACCCGATGGTAGATCTTCTCGATCGGGTACAGGTCGATGGCCGCCCCGGTTTTCTTGGTCAATTTTCTGCCATAAAGCGACTAGCTTCTCAAATTGCTTGCGTTCAAGCTTGCCTTTATAGCTTGGTGTTTCAAAAAGACGATCCGGTAAATCTTTCGGATCCACTTTATAACCTAATTTTTCTTTGATTCGCCACTTGATCTGATGGATCTCTTCGCCAAGCCAGTCCAGCTCTTCGTCACTTCGTCCCATGCCGACGGCATCAAGGCATTCACGAACAGAATTGCGATCATAAGCTTTGCGAGAGAAAAGACAAATGGTGAGACAGTTTAAGACATTGCGCTCTTTTTCTTCGGCTAGCAGGGCCTTGACAAGCTCTTCATCATCTAGAGGTGGTCGTTGTTGATCAAGGGCGTAGCCTGCGTTATCAAGGTGAGAGTGTCGGGCCCCTACAAGCTG containing:
- a CDS encoding formate dehydrogenase subunit gamma, giving the protein MAPRFKESEKILENGKVLRHGKTTRLLHWLIALSIFSLFFSGFGQMPMYKRYMLVDVPGMAWTGDYALTLVLHYVGAIALIVLVAFHLFYHAFRREFDIVPRKGDVGESVQIMKAMVTGKDEPPSHKYLAEQRLAYAFIGVSILGVIITGMVKVYKNLPGVDLAENTIFWMTQLHNITAMMILLGIVLHLAAFLVPANRKLIPSMFSGEVDASYVEHRHSKWWAQLLAKSTGSSTGTTRASTSSSDKSSKNISS
- a CDS encoding metal-dependent hydrolase translates to MLMLTFYGHANFLLDDGKYKVLVDPWFTGNPASPTKADQIQAQYILVTHGHGDHLGDAIDIAKRCDATIITNHEIAHYCSTKGAKVHGMHIGGKHDFDFGRVRLTTAHHGSAIIEGDRMIYGGNPCGFLIQMSGKSIYHAGDTGLFRDMELINLCHLKSQRLDVALLPIGDNYVMGPEDAIFATKWLHPRYVVPMHYNTFPLLQQDGEAFKKMVHEGSDAQCQLMEPGDSFVIK
- a CDS encoding 4Fe-4S dicluster domain-containing protein, which produces MSNLTRRNFFKRTAISGVVGAAVLTAGKEALASPSEIGTVGTLIDLTRCDGCVHENTPQCVSACRQKNQRRFPEPEKPILDYWPHKTHEDWSDKRELTNRLTPYNWTYVQNVKVQKDGETKEVFVPRRCMHCENPPCAHICPFSANTKTAEGVVVIDDEICFGGAKCRDVCPWEIPARQAGVGLYMKFAPKFGGGGVMYKCDLCIDRLRAGKAPACVDACPNQAILYGQKEALYHEALTRAKAINGYVYGDKENGGTTTFYVSEVPFEDLHQAMVEQSIDGKPGRSGMPVGVGNAMDNANNLAKAVLYAPFAGMVAAGVAAYRTMKGDDK
- a CDS encoding redox-sensing transcriptional repressor Rex, which produces MKFFKVPEPTIMRLSLYSRILEQLEERGVPIISSVELGDAVGINSGVVRKDLSMFGEFGVRGVGYNVRELRDNIRKLLGQDRSWPVIIVGAGHLGSSLAAYPGFTQRGFSIEAIVDSDPALAGTEIQGHPVIDWAGAEKLIKEQGVRMAILAVPPDAVQSVAQRMIDLGIEAILNFSPIILKVPATKAQVQNVDLTVFFDLMRFTSNLNEQDGLRPQSSSLRGLAVR